One Nitrospina watsonii DNA segment encodes these proteins:
- a CDS encoding Lcl C-terminal domain-containing protein gives MSDEDIKKEIEEDEDTENLSEDFLQDLDEDFDVDWIGDDDWDEVEKEEEEDEIPVGPQFVDNGDETVSDAHNNLMWKKSDSCADFGYGINWFEANDYIEELNEKKFAGFDDWRLCSFDEAKRMFAFTVSNQDKDGAEIHIDPLFTPGGGHNTWTYEEKPDYQQYAMIFSYVTGNEKWEHKDNEYCHVRAVRDEVKETWEPTWRKDTKKFAG, from the coding sequence GTGTCGGACGAAGACATTAAAAAAGAAATCGAAGAAGACGAAGACACCGAAAACCTTTCCGAAGATTTTCTCCAGGACCTCGATGAAGATTTCGATGTGGACTGGATCGGCGACGACGACTGGGATGAAGTCGAGAAGGAAGAAGAGGAAGACGAGATTCCCGTCGGTCCGCAGTTTGTGGACAATGGGGACGAAACCGTCAGCGACGCCCACAACAACCTGATGTGGAAAAAAAGCGATTCCTGCGCCGACTTTGGATACGGCATCAACTGGTTCGAAGCCAACGACTACATCGAAGAGTTGAACGAAAAAAAATTCGCCGGGTTCGACGACTGGCGGCTGTGCAGCTTCGACGAAGCCAAGAGAATGTTCGCCTTCACCGTGTCCAATCAGGATAAGGACGGTGCGGAAATCCATATCGACCCCTTGTTCACTCCCGGTGGGGGCCACAATACCTGGACGTATGAGGAAAAACCGGATTATCAGCAGTACGCGATGATCTTCAGCTATGTCACCGGCAACGAAAAATGGGAACACAAGGACAACGAATACTGTCACGTGCGGGCGGTCCGCGACGAAGTCAAGGAGACCTGGGAGCCCACTTGGCGTAAAGACACCAAAAAATTTGCTGGCTGA
- a CDS encoding Lcl C-terminal domain-containing protein, whose amino-acid sequence MGKRFKDNGDGTVIDAEYNLMWKQTDAFQDESQFHDWFQAEQYLRKLNDKKFAGYNDWRMPTHQEAESLFDEDVSIRDRDRFDIFIDPVFSPGGGHSSWTSTLKPHNGAVIFYYRYGHANVNNRDDPCKDSLRAVRDITDNDKK is encoded by the coding sequence ATGGGTAAGCGTTTTAAGGACAACGGCGATGGCACCGTCATCGATGCCGAATACAATTTGATGTGGAAACAAACGGATGCCTTTCAGGATGAAAGCCAGTTTCATGACTGGTTTCAGGCTGAACAGTACCTCCGGAAATTGAACGATAAAAAGTTTGCGGGGTACAACGACTGGCGCATGCCCACGCATCAGGAGGCGGAAAGCCTGTTCGATGAAGACGTGTCGATCCGCGACCGGGATCGCTTTGATATTTTCATCGATCCCGTGTTTTCTCCGGGCGGCGGCCACTCCAGTTGGACCTCAACGCTCAAACCGCACAACGGGGCGGTGATTTTTTATTACCGCTACGGGCACGCCAACGTCAACAACCGGGACGACCCCTGCAAGGATTCCTTGCGTGCGGTCCGGGACATAACCGACAACGATAAGAAGTGA
- a CDS encoding Lcl domain-containing protein: MSDWKDLFQENNDNTISQLDEDLIWAKKDSRQELGKWLNYDEAMAYRDACNEQKYLGFSDWRVPSKSELRNLFKHADAYWEMFMNLPSKKKRNVSNYQAGGEWSFWTADTRYDTYAWKCYFPSCKEVCVDQQVSTTGTSVRLVRDS, from the coding sequence ATGTCAGATTGGAAGGATTTGTTTCAAGAAAACAACGACAATACGATATCTCAACTGGATGAAGATCTGATCTGGGCAAAAAAAGATTCACGCCAGGAACTGGGCAAATGGCTGAACTACGATGAGGCGATGGCCTATCGGGATGCCTGCAACGAACAGAAATATCTGGGCTTCAGCGACTGGCGCGTGCCTTCCAAAAGCGAATTGCGCAACCTGTTCAAACATGCGGATGCCTACTGGGAAATGTTCATGAACCTTCCGTCGAAGAAAAAACGGAATGTGTCCAATTACCAGGCGGGCGGGGAATGGAGTTTCTGGACTGCCGACACGCGCTACGACACGTACGCGTGGAAGTGCTATTTCCCTTCCTGCAAGGAGGTCTGTGTCGATCAGCAGGTTTCGACCACGGGAACCTCTGTCCGCCTGGTGCGTGACAGTTGA
- a CDS encoding Lcl C-terminal domain-containing protein, which yields MNERSRTRSRFAVALPAVLCLLLFSAGVRAEDATQPGPDAEFGGQILTLTEPQQADFKSDDPRFRDNKNGTVTDLQHHLVWEQRDSYQSQKKWLNWNDAQNYIKKFNETEFGGASTWRLPTREELQSLYDENKSVPWNYYWTKNEVHIDPIFGNSSCCYWSIEELSGEMAWGFNYIRGKAYPSMKGGIQKSLTVIRAVRDLADSEKVSLK from the coding sequence ATGAATGAGAGGTCCAGAACGCGGAGCCGCTTTGCCGTCGCCTTGCCGGCCGTCCTGTGTTTGCTGCTTTTCAGCGCCGGGGTGCGGGCGGAAGATGCGACGCAACCGGGCCCCGATGCGGAGTTTGGCGGCCAGATCCTCACTCTCACCGAGCCGCAGCAAGCGGATTTCAAGTCCGACGACCCGCGCTTCCGCGACAACAAAAACGGCACCGTCACCGACCTCCAGCACCACCTCGTCTGGGAACAGAGGGACTCCTATCAGTCGCAGAAAAAGTGGCTGAACTGGAACGACGCCCAAAATTACATCAAAAAATTCAACGAAACCGAATTCGGGGGCGCGTCCACCTGGCGCCTGCCCACGCGTGAAGAACTGCAAAGCCTTTACGATGAAAACAAATCGGTGCCCTGGAACTATTACTGGACGAAAAACGAGGTGCACATCGATCCGATTTTCGGCAACAGCAGTTGCTGCTACTGGTCCATCGAGGAACTGAGCGGGGAGATGGCGTGGGGCTTCAATTACATCCGCGGCAAAGCCTATCCGAGCATGAAGGGGGGCATCCAGAAATCGCTCACCGTCATTCGTGCCGTCCGGGACCTTGCGGACAGCGAAAAAGTCAGCTTGAAGTGA
- a CDS encoding Lcl C-terminal domain-containing protein produces MTETKTKVRFVDNGDGTVTDTRKNLMWLKDDSWVQKGHLISWWQSQEFLSEKNEQRFAGFSDWRIPNAHEAKDLYNPEWSNTDMEGCEVHIDPVFTSGCGYTTWTTETRGAKAAMGYDFRADYEYWLAKENMGFPSSVRLVRTVGAENKMPPEERFVDHGDGTISDLEMGLMWKKDDSYLEMDKWVSWDEAKTWVSVLNQDEFAKRTDWRLPTRKEAQSIHDPANPVTDTYGDVIYIPSIFSPGAGQTSWTKTLHKTDPSVAIRFNYFSGDYKFHKKGLRSHGARAVRDLK; encoded by the coding sequence ATGACTGAAACCAAAACCAAAGTTCGGTTTGTGGACAACGGCGACGGCACCGTCACCGACACCCGCAAAAACCTGATGTGGCTCAAGGACGACTCCTGGGTGCAAAAAGGGCACCTGATCTCCTGGTGGCAGAGTCAGGAATTTCTGTCTGAAAAAAACGAGCAGCGGTTTGCGGGCTTCAGCGACTGGCGCATCCCCAATGCCCACGAGGCCAAGGACCTGTACAATCCCGAATGGAGCAATACGGATATGGAGGGCTGCGAGGTGCACATCGACCCGGTCTTCACTTCCGGTTGCGGTTACACCACGTGGACCACGGAAACGCGGGGCGCCAAGGCGGCGATGGGTTACGATTTCCGCGCGGACTATGAATACTGGCTGGCCAAGGAGAATATGGGGTTTCCCAGCTCGGTGCGGCTGGTGCGGACGGTTGGGGCCGAAAACAAAATGCCGCCTGAGGAGCGTTTCGTCGATCACGGCGACGGCACCATCAGCGATCTCGAAATGGGGCTGATGTGGAAGAAGGACGATTCGTATCTGGAAATGGATAAGTGGGTCAGTTGGGATGAAGCCAAGACCTGGGTGTCGGTATTGAACCAGGACGAATTCGCGAAACGCACCGATTGGCGTTTGCCGACCCGCAAGGAAGCGCAGAGCATTCACGACCCGGCCAATCCGGTGACGGACACCTACGGAGACGTCATCTACATTCCGTCCATTTTCTCGCCGGGTGCGGGCCAGACGAGCTGGACCAAAACCCTGCACAAGACGGACCCGAGCGTCGCCATCCGATTCAATTATTTCAGTGGCGATTACAAGTTTCATAAAAAGGGATTGCGCAGCCACGGAGCGCGTGCGGTTCGCGATTTAAAATAG
- a CDS encoding Lcl C-terminal domain-containing protein, translated as MADEESKQEQQADEEELKSSAVEKVEGDDKLEVAEEDKGPKRFVERGPHVVQDTVTGLFWMKKDSWQDRSKYLNWHESRDYAELKNIRKIGGFEDWRMPTIDEVATLYDPALSNVAKGGDTIHIDPVFPEGSFKMQWTTSDTSTRRPRYDYTQGKITQADEYVFGAVRLVRKESPKRDDRRVRSNQRR; from the coding sequence ATGGCGGACGAGGAATCAAAACAAGAGCAGCAAGCGGATGAAGAGGAATTGAAGTCGTCGGCGGTCGAGAAGGTGGAAGGCGACGACAAGCTGGAAGTGGCCGAGGAGGACAAAGGCCCCAAACGGTTTGTGGAACGGGGTCCGCATGTTGTTCAGGACACGGTCACCGGACTGTTCTGGATGAAAAAGGATTCCTGGCAGGATCGGTCCAAGTACCTGAACTGGCATGAAAGCCGCGACTATGCGGAGCTGAAAAACATCCGCAAGATCGGTGGATTCGAAGACTGGCGCATGCCCACGATCGATGAAGTGGCCACGTTGTACGACCCGGCGCTGTCGAATGTCGCCAAGGGCGGCGACACCATCCACATCGACCCGGTGTTTCCGGAAGGGTCGTTCAAGATGCAGTGGACCACTTCGGACACCTCCACCCGGCGTCCGCGTTACGACTACACGCAGGGCAAAATCACCCAGGCGGATGAATACGTCTTCGGCGCGGTGCGGCTGGTTCGTAAAGAATCGCCCAAACGGGACGATCGGCGTGTTCGTTCCAACCAGAGACGTTAA
- a CDS encoding peptidylprolyl isomerase, with translation MNAYIASKGDIDMSAKEKKVKKVQARHILVATKEEAEDLKKRIDEGEEFVKLAEEHSQCPSKKRGGDLGWFGKGAMVRPFEVAAFSAEEGDIVGPVKTEFGWHLIYVYEIKDDVNPDDGPPTGDEDADEKTLRLVAENYAHEFMMLGYSSKKVFSLFTSPHFKSANAVYNIMGDEEILKVIAGVYGQKYEPPAKKEESAPPKDEPPAEKE, from the coding sequence ATGAATGCATACATCGCATCGAAGGGTGATATCGATATGAGTGCCAAGGAAAAGAAAGTCAAAAAAGTGCAGGCGCGGCATATCCTGGTGGCCACGAAGGAAGAGGCCGAGGATCTGAAAAAACGGATCGACGAAGGTGAGGAGTTCGTGAAGCTGGCGGAAGAACACAGCCAGTGCCCGTCCAAAAAACGGGGTGGCGATCTGGGTTGGTTCGGCAAGGGCGCCATGGTGCGGCCGTTCGAAGTGGCCGCTTTCAGTGCTGAAGAGGGCGACATCGTCGGCCCGGTGAAAACGGAATTCGGCTGGCATCTGATTTATGTTTATGAAATCAAGGACGACGTCAACCCGGACGACGGCCCTCCCACCGGGGATGAGGATGCGGATGAGAAAACCCTGCGCCTGGTTGCGGAAAACTACGCCCATGAGTTCATGATGCTGGGCTATTCGAGCAAAAAGGTTTTCAGCCTGTTCACCAGCCCCCATTTCAAGTCCGCCAACGCGGTGTACAACATCATGGGAGATGAGGAGATCCTGAAGGTGATCGCCGGTGTTTATGGCCAGAAGTACGAACCGCCGGCCAAAAAGGAAGAGTCTGCACCGCCGAAAGATGAGCCGCCCGCAGAAAAAGAATAA
- a CDS encoding NHL repeat-containing protein, producing MAEDNEALEDIEAEETVGESTAVEVREPEPVPEEQPKWADVDHSKLYVWVADAGNDRIQKFDGNGRFLFEFGRPAGTRPPYRPSEFKGPFGVAVDKEGNIWVADTGCHRIQKFEGDGDFILELGTEGYGQDKFYWPEAIAVEPMGTVIVADTHNHCLKRYDEDGEFILGFGFAGNFDGFMKFPSGVATDAAGNIYVADRDNQRIQIFNEDGQFLSKFGEYGFEEGRFNFPSDLTVRTDGTLLVAEKSQNRLQQFDRDGLFIASFGEYGKRDGQFNCPMAIAEDPYGFVFVVDTLNNRIQKFDPDMNFVSKWGTIGKEEKQFQNPSGIWLSWEPDWEPKDE from the coding sequence CGAAGCGCTAGAAGATATCGAAGCGGAAGAAACCGTCGGTGAATCCACCGCAGTGGAAGTCCGGGAGCCGGAGCCGGTTCCGGAAGAACAACCGAAATGGGCCGATGTCGATCATTCCAAGCTTTATGTCTGGGTGGCCGACGCCGGCAACGATCGCATCCAGAAATTCGACGGCAATGGCCGGTTTCTGTTCGAGTTTGGCCGGCCCGCCGGCACGCGGCCGCCGTACCGTCCGTCGGAGTTCAAGGGACCGTTCGGGGTGGCTGTGGACAAGGAAGGCAATATCTGGGTGGCGGACACGGGTTGCCACCGCATTCAGAAATTCGAGGGCGACGGCGACTTCATCCTGGAACTCGGCACCGAGGGCTACGGACAGGACAAATTTTACTGGCCGGAAGCCATTGCTGTGGAACCGATGGGCACGGTGATCGTGGCCGACACCCACAACCACTGCCTGAAACGCTACGATGAAGACGGCGAGTTCATTCTCGGTTTCGGCTTTGCGGGCAATTTTGACGGATTCATGAAGTTCCCCTCCGGGGTCGCCACCGATGCCGCGGGCAATATCTATGTCGCCGACCGCGACAACCAGCGCATCCAGATTTTTAATGAAGACGGCCAGTTCCTGTCGAAGTTCGGTGAGTATGGATTTGAAGAGGGCCGCTTCAACTTTCCGTCCGACCTGACGGTGCGCACCGATGGCACCCTGCTGGTCGCCGAAAAGAGTCAGAACCGCCTGCAACAGTTTGATCGCGACGGCCTGTTCATCGCCTCCTTCGGTGAGTACGGCAAGCGCGACGGCCAGTTCAACTGCCCGATGGCGATCGCCGAAGACCCGTACGGATTTGTCTTTGTGGTGGACACACTCAACAACCGCATTCAGAAATTCGATCCGGACATGAATTTCGTCAGCAAGTGGGGCACCATCGGCAAGGAAGAAAAACAGTTCCAGAACCCCAGTGGCATCTGGCTTTCGTGGGAGCCGGATTGGGAGCCCAAGGATGAATGA
- the uxx1 gene encoding UXX-star selenoprotein family 1: MSNYMIFGKDDCPYTQKARTDFKKQCKPFIYVNVDNNPHGLEKMLEYSEGQYIVPVIVDVDKGNVEIGYTD, translated from the coding sequence ATGAGCAATTATATGATTTTTGGCAAAGACGATTGTCCGTATACGCAAAAAGCCCGGACTGATTTTAAAAAGCAGTGCAAACCGTTTATCTATGTCAACGTGGACAACAATCCGCATGGCCTCGAGAAGATGCTGGAATACTCCGAGGGCCAGTACATCGTGCCGGTGATCGTTGATGTGGATAAAGGCAACGTGGAGATCGGGTACACCGATTGA
- a CDS encoding YecA family protein — MEDFRNLYVLEDYYCTNPFCDCDHVTISLNDKENEENRFSFIVHFNKGTALLPNHPALTEKQKKILEEFKGELTDEMILHFKQRYMEAKAYGEKKPLSYLVFEPGQFVNYMEVSPRTSKLLDFSYKDQKHFAEDAYELDPRNDNKSIRLTFFKFEQDDEKVPPLFTYTYYFNETRREEEDAKLDAKQADMLLQFHQFIPNLHEILKDRYKETKQIGEELMKNAPDLKIQAHKPLRNDLCPCGSGKKYKKCCALKLN; from the coding sequence GTGGAGGACTTCCGGAATCTCTATGTCCTGGAAGACTATTACTGCACGAACCCTTTTTGCGATTGCGACCACGTCACCATCTCGTTGAACGACAAGGAAAATGAGGAAAATCGCTTCTCCTTCATTGTCCATTTCAACAAGGGGACGGCGCTGTTGCCGAACCACCCGGCCTTGACCGAAAAGCAGAAAAAAATTCTGGAAGAGTTCAAGGGCGAGTTGACGGATGAAATGATTCTCCATTTCAAGCAGCGTTACATGGAGGCCAAGGCCTATGGGGAAAAGAAGCCGTTGTCTTACCTGGTGTTCGAGCCCGGCCAGTTCGTCAACTACATGGAAGTGTCTCCGCGCACCAGCAAACTGCTCGATTTTTCCTACAAAGATCAGAAACACTTCGCGGAAGATGCTTACGAGCTCGACCCGAGGAATGACAATAAAAGCATCCGCCTGACATTTTTTAAATTTGAACAGGACGATGAAAAGGTCCCGCCTCTTTTTACCTATACGTATTACTTCAATGAAACGCGACGGGAAGAGGAGGACGCCAAGCTGGATGCCAAGCAGGCGGACATGCTGCTCCAGTTTCACCAGTTCATTCCCAATCTTCATGAAATCCTGAAAGACCGCTACAAGGAGACGAAGCAAATCGGGGAGGAGCTGATGAAAAACGCACCGGATCTGAAGATTCAGGCGCACAAGCCCTTGCGCAACGACCTGTGTCCTTGCGGGTCCGGGAAAAAATACAAGAAATGTTGCGCGTTGAAATTGAATTGA
- a CDS encoding tetratricopeptide repeat protein, which translates to MSSEEDKNPEFLEGEDAEFEPDAPEGDEAAEGDGVSSNFRVMEDDPYERAQKEGGEEAEFDLEAQIREFRNQIEEDPDNCIHHYNLAEALEEVGDHKEARTEYELALQLDKTLDFHSIIHFGLANMQFQMLLSGIQSVVVKSSVGLHSAHKPGDSITAVNDDDYREPIENFEKALEFLPQLKADEELVDYISKEAPGQLANLYYKWASDLIDKSRQIVHYGGEVEDVQHAIKLLKKSMEIDPNHAQAKMMITYGKKMLAEGWKAYDEYGFEAKDIPGQG; encoded by the coding sequence ATGAGTTCTGAAGAAGACAAGAATCCGGAATTCCTCGAAGGCGAGGACGCAGAGTTCGAGCCCGATGCTCCGGAAGGAGACGAGGCAGCGGAAGGGGATGGCGTCAGCAGCAACTTCCGGGTGATGGAAGACGATCCCTACGAGCGGGCCCAGAAGGAAGGCGGGGAGGAAGCGGAGTTCGATCTGGAAGCCCAGATTCGCGAGTTCCGTAACCAGATCGAGGAAGACCCGGACAACTGCATCCACCATTACAACCTGGCCGAAGCGCTGGAAGAGGTGGGCGACCACAAGGAAGCGCGCACCGAGTACGAACTGGCGCTGCAGCTGGACAAGACTCTCGACTTCCATTCCATCATCCATTTCGGCCTGGCCAACATGCAGTTTCAAATGCTGCTGTCCGGCATCCAGTCCGTGGTCGTCAAGAGTTCGGTCGGCCTGCACTCTGCTCACAAGCCGGGCGATTCCATCACGGCGGTCAACGATGACGATTACCGCGAGCCGATCGAGAATTTCGAAAAGGCGCTGGAGTTTTTGCCGCAGCTGAAAGCCGATGAGGAGCTGGTCGATTACATTTCGAAAGAGGCCCCGGGCCAGTTGGCCAATCTGTATTACAAATGGGCGTCGGACTTGATCGACAAGAGCCGGCAGATCGTGCATTACGGCGGGGAGGTTGAGGACGTGCAGCACGCGATCAAGCTGCTCAAGAAATCGATGGAGATCGACCCCAACCACGCGCAGGCCAAGATGATGATCACTTACGGCAAGAAAATGCTGGCGGAGGGGTGGAAGGCATACGACGAGTACGGTTTCGAGGCGAAGGACATCCCGGGACAGGGTTGA
- the serA gene encoding phosphoglycerate dehydrogenase has protein sequence MKILVSDNLSSLGVDILKKEDGFEVDVNTGLSKEELIKIIPQYEGLVVRSATKVTADVIEAANNLRVIGRAGVGVDNIDLEAAGKKGIIVMNAPDGNMITTAEHAMALMMSMSRNIPQAATTLKQEKKWAPKNFMGVELYGKTLGIVGMGRIGSVVAERAKGFAMKVIAYDPFVNKEHAEKLGVELVELKELLKRSDFMSLHTPKIDGKHLLGKEEFDLVKPGIRIVNCARGGLIDEDALIQAIKDGKVAQAALDVYSKEPLPQDSPLLEVNEIICTPHLGASTEEAQDKVAIAICDQIIDYLKYGSIRNAVNVPSIDEETLKKIKPFLELGEDLGQIVAQLVSGAITQIKIQYNGEVAGLDVAPISISVLKGMLAKAIDGVNMVNAPFIAKERNIEVQEMKTNEIKDYTSTIQVQATTKEGTREITGSIFGKGDPRLVKIDEYYFEAVISKHMLILSNKDVPGVIGNLGNVLGKHNLNIAGFHLGRINEHGNAVSVINIDSPPTSEALRELRETSSVLEVHSVVI, from the coding sequence ATGAAAATTCTTGTCAGTGACAACCTCTCTTCACTCGGGGTTGATATTCTTAAAAAAGAGGACGGCTTTGAAGTGGATGTCAACACCGGGCTGTCCAAGGAAGAACTCATCAAAATCATTCCGCAATACGAAGGCCTTGTGGTGCGGAGTGCCACCAAGGTCACAGCGGATGTCATCGAAGCCGCGAACAACCTGCGGGTGATCGGACGCGCCGGCGTCGGCGTGGACAACATCGATCTCGAAGCCGCCGGCAAAAAAGGCATCATCGTCATGAACGCTCCCGACGGCAACATGATCACCACCGCCGAGCACGCCATGGCATTGATGATGAGCATGTCCCGCAACATTCCGCAGGCGGCAACCACTCTCAAGCAGGAAAAAAAGTGGGCTCCCAAAAACTTCATGGGCGTTGAGCTGTACGGCAAAACGCTGGGCATCGTCGGCATGGGCCGCATCGGTTCCGTCGTCGCCGAGCGGGCCAAGGGCTTTGCCATGAAGGTCATCGCCTATGATCCGTTCGTCAACAAGGAGCATGCGGAAAAGCTGGGTGTCGAGCTGGTCGAACTCAAGGAGCTGCTGAAGCGCTCCGATTTCATGAGCCTGCACACGCCCAAAATCGACGGCAAGCATCTGCTGGGCAAGGAGGAGTTCGATCTCGTCAAACCGGGCATCCGCATTGTCAACTGCGCGCGCGGTGGATTGATCGACGAGGACGCGCTGATCCAGGCAATCAAGGACGGTAAGGTGGCGCAGGCTGCGCTGGACGTGTATTCGAAGGAACCGCTGCCGCAGGACAGTCCGTTGCTCGAAGTAAACGAAATCATCTGCACGCCGCATCTCGGTGCCTCCACGGAAGAAGCGCAGGACAAGGTTGCCATTGCCATCTGCGATCAGATCATCGACTACCTGAAGTACGGCAGCATCCGCAACGCGGTCAACGTGCCTTCGATCGATGAAGAGACGCTGAAGAAGATCAAACCATTTCTGGAGTTGGGCGAAGATCTGGGGCAGATCGTGGCCCAGCTCGTTTCCGGCGCCATCACGCAGATCAAAATCCAGTACAACGGCGAAGTCGCCGGGCTGGACGTGGCGCCGATCAGCATCTCCGTACTCAAGGGTATGCTGGCGAAAGCCATCGACGGCGTCAACATGGTCAATGCGCCGTTCATCGCCAAGGAGCGGAACATCGAAGTGCAGGAAATGAAAACCAACGAGATCAAGGACTACACCAGCACCATTCAGGTGCAGGCGACGACCAAAGAAGGCACGCGGGAAATCACCGGCAGCATTTTCGGCAAGGGCGACCCGCGCCTCGTCAAGATCGACGAGTACTACTTCGAGGCGGTGATCTCCAAACACATGCTGATCCTGAGCAACAAGGATGTTCCCGGTGTCATCGGCAACCTCGGCAACGTGCTCGGCAAACACAACCTCAACATCGCCGGATTCCACCTGGGGCGCATCAACGAACACGGCAACGCCGTGTCCGTGATCAATATCGACTCACCCCCGACCAGCGAAGCCCTGCGTGAGCTGCGGGAAACCTCGAGCGTGTTGGAAGTGCATTCGGTCGTGATCTAA
- a CDS encoding Lcl C-terminal domain-containing protein, protein MEEERFVDHGDGTVTDTHSKLMWMQNDSYLDLKDFISYSIAKKYMKKKNEEAFAGHSDWRMPSKDEAHSLYLHEKEKSVLDRYEMPLYIDTVFTEGCGFNTWTSNTMGSINAYVFSFASGTGGQTDMDDILHTSLRLVRGTMDPEFKKKLGKIPARKGLYVSDQR, encoded by the coding sequence ATGGAAGAAGAACGTTTCGTGGACCATGGTGACGGCACCGTTACCGACACGCATTCAAAGTTGATGTGGATGCAAAACGATTCTTATCTGGATTTGAAGGATTTCATCTCCTATTCCATAGCCAAAAAATATATGAAAAAGAAAAACGAGGAAGCGTTCGCGGGCCACAGCGACTGGCGCATGCCCAGCAAGGACGAAGCCCACAGCCTGTACTTGCATGAGAAGGAGAAATCCGTGCTGGACCGGTATGAGATGCCTCTCTACATCGACACGGTGTTTACGGAAGGCTGCGGGTTCAACACCTGGACGTCCAATACCATGGGTAGCATCAATGCCTACGTTTTTTCTTTTGCCAGCGGCACCGGCGGGCAGACCGACATGGACGACATCCTGCACACCAGTTTGCGGCTGGTGCGGGGGACCATGGACCCGGAATTCAAAAAGAAACTGGGTAAAATTCCGGCGCGTAAAGGCCTGTACGTTTCCGATCAGCGGTGA
- a CDS encoding Lcl C-terminal domain-containing protein codes for MSEATAVPTENPQGQRFIDNDENTIIDMKRRLIWLKQDSWQLTGNWLNWVQSRDYALELNKKSFAGYKDWRMPSTEEARSLFDKTQENQDHMGQKACLMNLFPKGFGFLCWTKETRTKTQAVRFNFRKGGIMYDDVYRTSRGATRYCRDIPKSGV; via the coding sequence ATGAGCGAAGCAACGGCGGTCCCCACGGAGAACCCGCAGGGCCAGCGGTTCATAGACAACGATGAGAATACCATCATCGATATGAAGCGCCGGTTGATCTGGTTGAAGCAGGACAGTTGGCAGTTGACGGGAAACTGGCTGAACTGGGTGCAGTCGCGGGATTACGCTCTGGAATTGAATAAGAAAAGTTTTGCCGGTTACAAGGACTGGCGCATGCCGTCCACGGAAGAAGCACGCAGCCTGTTCGACAAGACCCAGGAAAACCAGGACCACATGGGACAAAAGGCCTGTCTGATGAACCTGTTTCCAAAAGGGTTCGGTTTTCTGTGCTGGACCAAGGAAACCCGGACCAAGACGCAGGCTGTGCGTTTCAATTTCCGCAAGGGAGGCATCATGTACGACGACGTGTACAGGACTTCCCGGGGCGCCACGCGGTATTGCCGGGATATCCCGAAGTCCGGCGTCTGA